The genomic interval GCAGGGGATGGGTTCATGAACTTCACCTATCAGTTGCTTGCAGGTTTCATCCATGCATACCGTCGGGTAGTCCCCATCATATGGCAGTTGATAAACTCCCAGAACATCCTCCATATTGGCTACGAACGCCGCGCTGCCTTCCGGAGGGATTTTCCAGTACTTCCTGAGGTGAGGTTTAATTTCGTTTTCTTTATAACCCGCTGCACGGTCATGTGCGATACGGATGGAGCGATATTCAGCTCTACAACTTTATCGGCAAGAAGCCTTACCGTCCATCGCCGATATCCCTGCGGCGCATCCGAACACGCCAAGGCGATCAGCCTTGCTTCAAATGCCCCGTCAAATTTTATTTCCCGTGGCGGCTTTTCCCGCTGCTTGCGTTCCAGCGCCGCTTCAGGACCGTCCTCAAGAAAACGCTTTTTGAGGTGTTCAATGGTCCGGCTGGTTATTCCAAGCGCCTGTGAAATGTCGGACAAATTCCATGACGGACCTTCAGGACCGCAATCGCAAAGTAACAAGGCGCGCGCAAGGATGACTCTTCTTGCTCGATCTTTTCCGCGTCGTGTTATTACCTCAAGCTCTTTTCGTTCTTCTTTGGTCAATGTTACCCGGTACCTTGGCGACATGGCGGGCTCCTTGTTTGGGTTCCCGCCATTATATCATAATTCATATTTAACGAAGTATTAAATGTTACATGGTACTAGGCCTGAAGAAACCCATTCGTGTTATATCTACTTTCCGTATAACTGATTGATACTAAAGGAAAATCAGGCAACGGCACATGTTAATACTATATTCGGTCAACTGCTGCAACCGGTTGATAGACACGATTTTCGACGCATTGAGTAAGAAGGTTATCAGCCTGTACGAAAACATAGAACCCTCGGTCGCTGGGAACAGTTCGTTGTGATGATGTTTGTCCAAATCTCAACCAGATGTGGCCTTCGCGATATAGTGAATCAATTC from Deltaproteobacteria bacterium carries:
- a CDS encoding IS630 family transposase (programmed frameshift); this encodes MSPRYRVTLTKEERKELEVITRRGKDRARRVILARALLLCDCGPEGPSWNLSDISQALGITSRTIEHLKKRFLEDGPEAALERKQREKPPREIKFDGAFEARLIALACSDAPQGYRRWTVRLLADKVVELNIAPSVSHMTVQRVIKKNEIKPHLRKYWKIPPEGSAAFVANMEDVLGVYQLPYDGDYPTVCMDETCKQLIGEVHEPIPCGPGKPERIDDEYVRNGVVQIFMEVEPLAGKRHVEVTEHRTRKDWAIQIKQVLDERYPGAIKVRLVMDNLNTHSIASLYEAFEPQEARRLAERLEIHYTPKHGSWLNMAEIELSALKGQCLDRRIPNMATMWAEVAAWEKDRHNNAKKIAWQFTTLDARTKLRRLYPKL